Proteins co-encoded in one Papaver somniferum cultivar HN1 chromosome 5, ASM357369v1, whole genome shotgun sequence genomic window:
- the LOC113283265 gene encoding uncharacterized protein LOC113283265: MAGKCKGSFSTFRNVDGRIVTSADDEYRNTPKLLNQCLGYCFLLWCWCILFGNKARCRKTELTQEDMIRPPLALVSRYWDYSPCVLLFVFEELKGAVASAFVDFTTSPSSAE, translated from the exons ATGGCAGGAAAATGTAAAGGGTCTTTTTCAACTTTCAGAAATGTAGATGGAAGAATAGTTACTTCTGCAGATGATGAG TACCGGAATACACCTAAGTTGCTGAATCAATGTTTGGGGTACTGTTTCCTTCTTTGGTGCTGGTGTATCTTATTTGGAAACAAAGCTAGATGCAGGAAGACAGAATTGACACAGGAAGACATGATCAGACCTCCACTAGCTCTTGTCAGCAG ATACTGGGATTACTCCCCTTGCGTATTGCTTTTTGTCTTTGAGGAACTGAAGGGAGCTGTTGCAAGTGCTTTTGTTGATTTTACTACGTCACCCAGCAGTGCCGAATAG